Within the Sulfitobacter sp. JL08 genome, the region TTTCACCGGCCTGCACGTTATCCAGACCGTAGACACGGGCAATCCCGTCACCAACGCTCAACACACGGCCGACTTCGGCGACTTCTGCTTCTTGACCAAAGTTCTTGATCTGGTCTTTCAGGATCGCAGAAATTTCTGCTGCTTGGATACCCATTTATCCGACCTCTTTCATTGCGTTCTGGAGGGAATTGAGTTTGGAACGGATCGACGTATCGATCATTTTCGAACCAACCTTGACGACAAGACCGCCGATCAGACTTTCATCGACGGTCGCATTGATATTTACGGTTTTGCCAAATTGCGCTTTCAGCGTTTTGGCAAGCTTGTCTGTTTGCGCCTTTGTCAGCGCCTTTGCACTTGTCACATCTGCGCCTACTTCACCTTTGCTTTCGGCGATCAGGTTGCGCAGGGATTGCACCAGTTGTGGCAGCACGAAAAGCCGGCGTTTTTGCGCCATCACGGCCAGCGTGTTTGCCATCAATGGTGTCAGGGACATCTTCTTGGCAATCGCGGCTATGGCGCCGGTCTGTTCATCGCGGGTGTAAATCGGCGAATGTATCAGCGCGTTGAAATCGTCGCTGCCCGCCAAAGCATCACTCAGGCCAGTCAGATCGGATTCGATCTTGGCGATAGATTTGGATTCAGTAGCAAGTTCAAAAACGGCTGCAGCATAGCGTGAAGCGATGCTTGATGAAATCGAAGCTGGTTCAGACACGTCGACCCTTCCGACATCTGGCCCCTTTCCGCGCGACTGTATGCGCGGCCCGAGGAGGTTAGCGCGCCCTGATACCCACCAAAGCGTCAAAATCAGCGTGGATGTAGCAGAGCCAACCTCACCCCGCAACATGGTATAGCGATAACATCAAAATGCTCTGCGCCCTATAAAAAAAGGGCTTTAGCCCGCCTGCGACGGTTTGCGCAACAGATTTTGCAAGTTTTTTTGTTGCGATCCGCAAGGATTCGACGGTTTGGTGCGTATCAGCGGCATCCCCTGTCAGCAGGCGCGCCCGCTGGCCTGATACGATTCTTTGCCCTGTTTCGCACCAGTCTCAAACCGGTTTGGGGGCCCGTTCCTTCATCCCTTCCAGAACGCCCAGCGCGTTTCGCGCGGTATCCCGGATCACCGTACCGGTCGGCGGGTGCACCCTCTTTGTCGCCTCGACCATCAAGACACCACCGGCA harbors:
- a CDS encoding F0F1 ATP synthase subunit delta, which gives rise to MSEPASISSSIASRYAAAVFELATESKSIAKIESDLTGLSDALAGSDDFNALIHSPIYTRDEQTGAIAAIAKKMSLTPLMANTLAVMAQKRRLFVLPQLVQSLRNLIAESKGEVGADVTSAKALTKAQTDKLAKTLKAQFGKTVNINATVDESLIGGLVVKVGSKMIDTSIRSKLNSLQNAMKEVG